The DNA region CGGTGAGGGGATGGCGTCGTGGACAGGGTGTGGACGGCGTTACGGTATGCGGCGATCGCGCTGGCCCTCGTCTTTTTCCTCTTCCCGGCTTACTGGATCGCCATCACCGCTTTCAAGGTGAGCGCCGAGTGGTTCACGTGGCCCCCCATCGTCTTCCCAACCCGGCTGACCCTGGGCAACTTCCTCGGGACCGAGGGGGGCTTTTCCGGAAGCCTTGCCACCGCCATCGGGGGCATCGTGCCGTACCTTCGCAACAGCGCCGTGGTGGCGCTTGGCACGGCCGCCTCGTCGACGCTTCTCGGCAGCCTCGCGGCGTACGCGCTCTCCCGGTTCAAAGTAGGGGGCATGAGCCTGGCCTCCTGGATCATTTCGGTGCGGATGCTGCCTCCGATCGCCGCGGCGCTGCCCGTGTACGCAATCTTCCTCAAACTGCAGCTGCTCAACACGGTCTGGGCCGTGATGATGGCGCACCTGATTTTCACCGCTCCCTTTGCGACCTGGATCCTGCTGAGCTTCTTCAACGAAATCCCGCGGGAGCTCGACGAGGCAGCGTGGGTGGACGGGGCTTCGCCGTGGACGGTCTTCCTGCGGGTGGTGCTGCCCTTGTCGGCGCCCGGCCTGGCGGCGGTGGCGTCTCTCTCGTTCATCCAGAGCTGGGGAGAGTTCCTCATGGCGCTGGTGTTGACCAGCTCCTCCGACGCCCAGACGCTGCCGCTGTTCCTGGGGCGCTACATCACGGGCTGGCGCATCGCCTGGGGCCCCCTGGCAGGCGCCGGGCTTGTGACCATGGTGCCGGTCGTGGCCTTCTCGCTGGTGATGCAGCGGTACCTGATCCGCGGCCTGACATTTGGCGCTGTGAAGTACTGAGCCCGGTTGCAGCCCGGCCGCGGCGTACGCTGAACACGCTTCGAGAGATTCCGCTGACCCCGGTGCGACCCCGCTGCTGCGTTCGCCTAGGTTCAGTCTCGCCAGATCATCCTGGCCCGGGTGTAGGCATGGGAATACCCCCTTGGTTGGCTTGAGCCTTATACGAGCAAAGCAACGAGTGTGGCCAGCAGCGCCACGGATGTATACGTCGAGAATTCCTACTCCACTTTTTCGATCTTGAAGGCGACGTCCAGCTCAAACTCAGGCAGCCGCACCTCGAGGCTCCTTCCCTCCGCCTTGACCAATCCTCCTGGCCCGATCTCACCGGTGCGGGTGCGGTAGACAGTCACGCGGTATCGACCGTCTGAAGAGACGGGAACCGTGATGACGGCACCCGCTATCGG from Bacillota bacterium includes:
- a CDS encoding carbohydrate ABC transporter permease, giving the protein MDRVWTALRYAAIALALVFFLFPAYWIAITAFKVSAEWFTWPPIVFPTRLTLGNFLGTEGGFSGSLATAIGGIVPYLRNSAVVALGTAASSTLLGSLAAYALSRFKVGGMSLASWIISVRMLPPIAAALPVYAIFLKLQLLNTVWAVMMAHLIFTAPFATWILLSFFNEIPRELDEAAWVDGASPWTVFLRVVLPLSAPGLAAVASLSFIQSWGEFLMALVLTSSSDAQTLPLFLGRYITGWRIAWGPLAGAGLVTMVPVVAFSLVMQRYLIRGLTFGAVKY